The DNA sequence ATCTCCCACAATCGCCAAAAATCCATCGTAAGTAGAAAACTTCTGCAAAATCTCTCCCGCGATTCTTGTCTTTAAATCGAAAAAAGCTGCATCTAACTGCTCTGCTAAAATAATTACTTTGTTTGTTCCTGAATACTGGCAATTCATTAGCAATTCAGCAGCTTCTTGCGGCCCATTTATTTTGTAATCATTACCTTCTAAAACCCCTATTTTATCTGTATCAGTTTCTATGTATTTTATGTTCATTTTTACACTAGGTTTAAAGACGTTCTAACTCTGGTATTAGCATCTCGCTCAATGCCGTCAACTTAAGTCATTATAGCGCTTTTTTCTTATTAAGATGAAACTTTCTCCTACTTCTTTTAAACTTATGTCTTTTGAAGGAGCGATTGGGTACTATAGCATTTTTATTTCTTTTTATCTGCTCTTTGAGTTGACTCAATCGGTAAGCTATATCTTTTTGAGTAAACAATAGCTTAATCAGTTCTCCCCTTAATATACCTGTAGCTGTTACCTTGTTTATTTGATAGTGATATTTATTACCTTTTTTTCCTTTTAGTGCATCAAGTTCTTGCTGTGCTTCTGTTATTAATAGTTGGATTAAATTACATGCAGAAAATCCAGGAATGACATTTAAGTTAGATGGAAACCCTGTATTGTACAATAATAGAAGATCTGCAGTTAAAGTAGAAGCCCAAGA is a window from the Chondrinema litorale genome containing:
- a CDS encoding DUF4180 domain-containing protein, whose protein sequence is MNIKYIETDTDKIGVLEGNDYKINGPQEAAELLMNCQYSGTNKVIILAEQLDAAFFDLKTRIAGEILQKFSTYDGFLAIVGDFSKFSSKSLQDFIYESNKFKRINFVSSQEEAIKALSE